One window of Bos javanicus breed banteng chromosome 1, ARS-OSU_banteng_1.0, whole genome shotgun sequence genomic DNA carries:
- the ZBTB21 gene encoding zinc finger and BTB domain-containing protein 21 isoform X3: MTSNSRWMESQRQRRLRRARAECERKGAWRLPRGRRPIRLSMEGLLHYINPAHAISLLSALNEERLKGQLCDALLIVGDQKFRAHKNVLAASSEYFQSLFTNKENEAQTVFQLDFCEPDAFDNVLNYIYSSSLFVEKSSLAAVQELGYSLGISFLTNIASKTPQAPFPTCPNRKKTFTEDEENSSQKRSVIVCQSRNEVPGKAGSQNTPELSHPPRPSASIAVKANASKPPGPKPTEPPHHVAPAEKSWQKDGPAVLARPPELAGPLEEPSRGGLAKRAVAPPSKPPLDRAAVDERPGASALLPKGVAVELALRSPRPPVLSLRGSPETPFLLKEAGRGSGPGEDRNLLYYSRLGLVIPAGAPAPGTQGVDRSGPLVKSLLRRSLSMDSQVPVYTPTAELQAPPGVGSGDVAGSVLSAFSSQRPPSKDGGETVVPDTRTPAPQPHRLRSFSASQPAERPGAPQGPEVRVKAEPRSPPEPCDIIRVTVGDAAAATRDLALQTEDDRKDPSRLPAKRRFQTDRRLPAKQPKAESPGSPGSGDPREEGSSPSALRADFPGSDLNKDEFEQGNHERLCRTATVCPYCSLRFFSPELKREHEGKCEFRKLTCLECMRTFKSAFSIWRHQVEVHNQNSMAPAAGTSPPRPDLNGEATGPARPLVPPEPGRADPAATAAKDDPAGGGRGPEPVNFDSEDSTCLPEDLSLSKPLKIQVKEEPPEEAEEEAPEAGAAPKDLWPCEKCGKTFPAPKQLERHQELLCSVKPFICHVCNKAFRTNFRLWSHFQSHMAQASEDPAHREPEAGPGPAGSPSPPPLPPPLPKIQPLEPDSPTGLPETPTPTADKLFAPRESDTLFYHAPPLSAITFKRQFMCKLCHRTFKTAFSLWSHEQTHN; this comes from the exons ATAAGGCTGAGCATGGAGGGGCTCCTGCACTACATCAACCCAGCACACGCCATCTCTCTCCTCAGCGCCCTCAACGAGGAGCGGCTCAAAGGGCAGCTGTGTGACGCGCTCCTGATCGTGGGTGACCAGAAGTTCCGAGCTCATAAAAACGTCCTGGCTGCCAGCAGTGAATACTTCCAGAGCTTGTTCACCAACAAGGAGAACGAGGCACAGACTGTATTCCAGCTGGACTTCTGTGAGCCAGATGCTTTTGACAATGTGCTGAACTACATCTATTCTTCCTCTCTGTTTGTGGAGAAGAGCAGCCTGGCTGCCGTGCAGGAGCTCGGCTATAGCCTGGGCATCTCCTTCCTGACCAACATCGCCTCCAAGACGCCCCAGGCCCCCTTTCCCACGTGTCCCAACAGAAAGAAGACTTTCACCGAGGACGAGGAGAACAGTTCTCAAAAGAGAAGCGTCATCGTTTGTCAGAGCAGGAACGAAGTCCCCGGGAAAGCCGGGAGTCAGAACACCCCTGAGCTGAGCCACCCTCCCCGGCCCTCTGCCAGCATCGCGGTCAAGGCAAATGCCAGTAAGCCCCCCGGCCCAAAACCCACAGAGCCCCCACACCACGTGGCGCCAGCTGAAAAAAGCTGGCAGAAAGATGGCCCCGCGGTTCTGGCGAGGCCGCCCGAGCTCGCCGGGCCTTTAGAGGAGCCAAGCCGGGGCGGCTTGGCCAAGCGGGCCGTGGCACCACCTTCGAAGCCCCCGCTGGACCGGGCGGCCGTGGACGAAAGGCCAGGCGCCAGCGCCCTGCTCCCCAAAGGCGTGGCCGTGGAGTTGGCGTTGCGGAGCCCGCGGCCGCCTGTCCTGTCCCTGCGGGGCTCTCCCGAGACGCCCTTCCTGCTGAAGGAGGCGGGCCGGGGCAGCGGGCCGGGTGAGGACCGGAACCTGCTGTATTACTCTAGGCTGGGGCTGGTCATCCCAGCCGGGGCGCCGGCGCCCGGGACCCAGGGTGTGGACCGCAGCGGCCCACTTGTCAAGAGCCTCTTGCGCCGGTCGCTGTCCATGGACAGCCAAGTCCCCGTGTACACGCCCACTGCTGAGCTGCAGGCTCCCCCAGGCGTGGGCTCGGGCGATGTGGCCGGCAGTGTGCTCAGCGCCTTCTCTTCTCAGAGGCCGCCCTCCAAGGACGGGGGCGAGACGGTGGTCCCCGACACCCGGACCCCTGCCCCGCAGCCTCACCGCCTCAGGTCCTTCAGCGCTTCTCAGCCGGCTGAGCGGCCGGGGGCGCCCCAGGGGCCGGAGGTGCGGGTCAAGGCCGAGCCGCGCAGCCCCCCGGAGCCATGCGACATCATTCGCGTCACCGTGGGGGATGCCGCGGCCGCCACGAGAGACCTGGCGCTACAGACAGAAGACGACCGGAAAGACCCCAGCAGACTCCCGGCCAAGAGGCGGTTCCAGACCGACAGGAGGCTGCCGGCCAAGCAGCCCAAGGCTGAGAGCCCAGGCTCCCCGGGCTCGGGAGACCCCCGCGAGGAGGGCTCGAGCCCATCTGCCCTCCGGGCCGACTTCCCAGGCTCTGACTTAAACAAAGACGAATTCG AGCAAGGCAACCACGAGCGCCTGTGCCGCACTGCTACGGTGTGCCCCTACTGCAGCCTCAGGTTCTTCTCGCCCGAGCTCAAGCGCGAGCACGAGGGCAAGTGCGAGTTCCGCAAGCTCACGTGCCTGGAGTGCATGCGCACCTTCAAGTCGGCCTTCAGCATCTGGCGGCACCAGGTGGAAGTACACAATCAGAACAGCATGGCCCCGGCCGCCGGCACCTCCCCACCCCGGCCTGACCTCAACGGCGAGGCCACCGGCCCTGCCCGGCCCCTTGTCCCGCCCGAGCCTGGTCGAGCCGACCCCGCGGCCACTGCCGCCAAAGACGACCCCGCGGGGGGCGGCCGCGGCCCTGAGCCTGTGAACTTTGACTCCGAAGACTCCACCTGCCTCCCCGAGGACCTCAGCCTCTCCAAGCCGCTGAAGATCCAGGTCAAAGAGGAGCCGCCGGAGGAGGCCGAGGAGGAGGCGCCCGAAGCCGGCGCGGCCCCCAAGGACTTGTGGCCCTGCGAGAAGTGCGGCAAGACCTTCCCGGCACCTAAGCAGCTGGAGCGGCACCAGGAGCTGCTGTGCTCCGTGAAGCCCTTCATCTGCCACGTCTGCAACAAGGCTTTCCGCACCAACTTCCGGCTCTGGAGCCACTTTCAGTCCCACATGGCCCAGGCCTCTGAGGACCCTGCGCACCGGGAACCTGAGGCTGGCCCGGGCCCCGCCGGCTCCCCGTCGCCGCCCCCGCTGCCCCCACCGCTGCCCAAGATCCAGCCCCTGGAGCCCGACAGCCCCACAGGCCTGCCCGAAACCCCCACTCCCACGGCCGACAAGCTGTTCGCGCCCCGAGAGTCAGACACGCTGTTCTACCACGCGCCCCCCCTCTCCGCCATCACTTTTAAAAGACAGTTCATGTGTAAGCTCTGCCACAGGACATTCAAAACGGCCTTCAGCCTCTGGAGCCACGAGCAGACCCACAACTAA
- the ZBTB21 gene encoding zinc finger and BTB domain-containing protein 21 isoform X1 has product MTSNSRWMESQRQRRLRRARAECERKGAWRLPRGRRPIRLSMEGLLHYINPAHAISLLSALNEERLKGQLCDALLIVGDQKFRAHKNVLAASSEYFQSLFTNKENEAQTVFQLDFCEPDAFDNVLNYIYSSSLFVEKSSLAAVQELGYSLGISFLTNIASKTPQAPFPTCPNRKKTFTEDEENSSQKRSVIVCQSRNEVPGKAGSQNTPELSHPPRPSASIAVKANASKPPGPKPTEPPHHVAPAEKSWQKDGPAVLARPPELAGPLEEPSRGGLAKRAVAPPSKPPLDRAAVDERPGASALLPKGVAVELALRSPRPPVLSLRGSPETPFLLKEAGRGSGPGEDRNLLYYSRLGLVIPAGAPAPGTQGVDRSGPLVKSLLRRSLSMDSQVPVYTPTAELQAPPGVGSGDVAGSVLSAFSSQRPPSKDGGETVVPDTRTPAPQPHRLRSFSASQPAERPGAPQGPEVRVKAEPRSPPEPCDIIRVTVGDAAAATRDLALQTEDDRKDPSRLPAKRRFQTDRRLPAKQPKAESPGSPGSGDPREEGSSPSALRADFPGSDLNKDEFGELEGTRPNKKFKCKHCLKIFRSTAGLHRHVNMYHNPEKPYACDICHKRFHTNFKVWTHCQTQHGVVKNPAPAASSHAVLDEKFQRKLIDIVREREIKKALILKLRRGRPGFQGPGGSPAQVLKRGLRSRAKGAYVCTACGKAYRFLSQLKQHVKMHPGEKALGAARAARPRERAAPGGAAGGPELYLCRLCNAKLSSLLEQGNHERLCRTATVCPYCSLRFFSPELKREHEGKCEFRKLTCLECMRTFKSAFSIWRHQVEVHNQNSMAPAAGTSPPRPDLNGEATGPARPLVPPEPGRADPAATAAKDDPAGGGRGPEPVNFDSEDSTCLPEDLSLSKPLKIQVKEEPPEEAEEEAPEAGAAPKDLWPCEKCGKTFPAPKQLERHQELLCSVKPFICHVCNKAFRTNFRLWSHFQSHMAQASEDPAHREPEAGPGPAGSPSPPPLPPPLPKIQPLEPDSPTGLPETPTPTADKLFAPRESDTLFYHAPPLSAITFKRQFMCKLCHRTFKTAFSLWSHEQTHN; this is encoded by the coding sequence ATAAGGCTGAGCATGGAGGGGCTCCTGCACTACATCAACCCAGCACACGCCATCTCTCTCCTCAGCGCCCTCAACGAGGAGCGGCTCAAAGGGCAGCTGTGTGACGCGCTCCTGATCGTGGGTGACCAGAAGTTCCGAGCTCATAAAAACGTCCTGGCTGCCAGCAGTGAATACTTCCAGAGCTTGTTCACCAACAAGGAGAACGAGGCACAGACTGTATTCCAGCTGGACTTCTGTGAGCCAGATGCTTTTGACAATGTGCTGAACTACATCTATTCTTCCTCTCTGTTTGTGGAGAAGAGCAGCCTGGCTGCCGTGCAGGAGCTCGGCTATAGCCTGGGCATCTCCTTCCTGACCAACATCGCCTCCAAGACGCCCCAGGCCCCCTTTCCCACGTGTCCCAACAGAAAGAAGACTTTCACCGAGGACGAGGAGAACAGTTCTCAAAAGAGAAGCGTCATCGTTTGTCAGAGCAGGAACGAAGTCCCCGGGAAAGCCGGGAGTCAGAACACCCCTGAGCTGAGCCACCCTCCCCGGCCCTCTGCCAGCATCGCGGTCAAGGCAAATGCCAGTAAGCCCCCCGGCCCAAAACCCACAGAGCCCCCACACCACGTGGCGCCAGCTGAAAAAAGCTGGCAGAAAGATGGCCCCGCGGTTCTGGCGAGGCCGCCCGAGCTCGCCGGGCCTTTAGAGGAGCCAAGCCGGGGCGGCTTGGCCAAGCGGGCCGTGGCACCACCTTCGAAGCCCCCGCTGGACCGGGCGGCCGTGGACGAAAGGCCAGGCGCCAGCGCCCTGCTCCCCAAAGGCGTGGCCGTGGAGTTGGCGTTGCGGAGCCCGCGGCCGCCTGTCCTGTCCCTGCGGGGCTCTCCCGAGACGCCCTTCCTGCTGAAGGAGGCGGGCCGGGGCAGCGGGCCGGGTGAGGACCGGAACCTGCTGTATTACTCTAGGCTGGGGCTGGTCATCCCAGCCGGGGCGCCGGCGCCCGGGACCCAGGGTGTGGACCGCAGCGGCCCACTTGTCAAGAGCCTCTTGCGCCGGTCGCTGTCCATGGACAGCCAAGTCCCCGTGTACACGCCCACTGCTGAGCTGCAGGCTCCCCCAGGCGTGGGCTCGGGCGATGTGGCCGGCAGTGTGCTCAGCGCCTTCTCTTCTCAGAGGCCGCCCTCCAAGGACGGGGGCGAGACGGTGGTCCCCGACACCCGGACCCCTGCCCCGCAGCCTCACCGCCTCAGGTCCTTCAGCGCTTCTCAGCCGGCTGAGCGGCCGGGGGCGCCCCAGGGGCCGGAGGTGCGGGTCAAGGCCGAGCCGCGCAGCCCCCCGGAGCCATGCGACATCATTCGCGTCACCGTGGGGGATGCCGCGGCCGCCACGAGAGACCTGGCGCTACAGACAGAAGACGACCGGAAAGACCCCAGCAGACTCCCGGCCAAGAGGCGGTTCCAGACCGACAGGAGGCTGCCGGCCAAGCAGCCCAAGGCTGAGAGCCCAGGCTCCCCGGGCTCGGGAGACCCCCGCGAGGAGGGCTCGAGCCCATCTGCCCTCCGGGCCGACTTCCCAGGCTCTGACTTAAACAAAGACGAATTCGGTGAGTTGGAGGGCACGAGaccaaacaaaaagtttaaatgcAAACATTGCCTTAAAATCTTTAGATCCACGGCGGGCCTGCACCGGCACGTGAACATGTACCACAACCCCGAGAAGCCGTACGCCTGCGACATCTGCCACAAGCGCTTTCACACCAACTTCAAAGTGTGGACGCACTGCCAAACGCAGCACGGGGTGGTGAAAAATCCGGCTCCGGCCGCCAGCTCCCATGCTGTCCTGGACGAGAAGTTCCAGAGGAAGCTCATTGATATTGTGCGAGAGCGGGAGATCAAGAAAGCGCTGATCCTGAAGCTGCGGCGCGGCCGGCCGGGCTTCCAGGGCCCTGGCGGCTCCCCAGCGCAGGTCCTCAAACGGGGCCTGCGCTCCCGGGCCAAGGGCGCGTATGTGTGCACGGCCTGCGGGAAGGCCTACCGCTTCCTCTCCCAGCTCAAGCAGCACGTGAAGATGCACCCGGGGGAGAAGGCCCTTGGGGCTGCCAGGGCCGCGCGGCCCAGGGAGCGCGCGGCCCCCGGGGGCGCAGCGGGCGGCCCGGAGCTCTATCTGTGCCGCCTCTGTAACGCCAAGCTCTCTTCTCTCCTAGAGCAAGGCAACCACGAGCGCCTGTGCCGCACTGCTACGGTGTGCCCCTACTGCAGCCTCAGGTTCTTCTCGCCCGAGCTCAAGCGCGAGCACGAGGGCAAGTGCGAGTTCCGCAAGCTCACGTGCCTGGAGTGCATGCGCACCTTCAAGTCGGCCTTCAGCATCTGGCGGCACCAGGTGGAAGTACACAATCAGAACAGCATGGCCCCGGCCGCCGGCACCTCCCCACCCCGGCCTGACCTCAACGGCGAGGCCACCGGCCCTGCCCGGCCCCTTGTCCCGCCCGAGCCTGGTCGAGCCGACCCCGCGGCCACTGCCGCCAAAGACGACCCCGCGGGGGGCGGCCGCGGCCCTGAGCCTGTGAACTTTGACTCCGAAGACTCCACCTGCCTCCCCGAGGACCTCAGCCTCTCCAAGCCGCTGAAGATCCAGGTCAAAGAGGAGCCGCCGGAGGAGGCCGAGGAGGAGGCGCCCGAAGCCGGCGCGGCCCCCAAGGACTTGTGGCCCTGCGAGAAGTGCGGCAAGACCTTCCCGGCACCTAAGCAGCTGGAGCGGCACCAGGAGCTGCTGTGCTCCGTGAAGCCCTTCATCTGCCACGTCTGCAACAAGGCTTTCCGCACCAACTTCCGGCTCTGGAGCCACTTTCAGTCCCACATGGCCCAGGCCTCTGAGGACCCTGCGCACCGGGAACCTGAGGCTGGCCCGGGCCCCGCCGGCTCCCCGTCGCCGCCCCCGCTGCCCCCACCGCTGCCCAAGATCCAGCCCCTGGAGCCCGACAGCCCCACAGGCCTGCCCGAAACCCCCACTCCCACGGCCGACAAGCTGTTCGCGCCCCGAGAGTCAGACACGCTGTTCTACCACGCGCCCCCCCTCTCCGCCATCACTTTTAAAAGACAGTTCATGTGTAAGCTCTGCCACAGGACATTCAAAACGGCCTTCAGCCTCTGGAGCCACGAGCAGACCCACAACTAA
- the ZBTB21 gene encoding zinc finger and BTB domain-containing protein 21 isoform X2 encodes MSFGSFCRSSTSEGKIRLSMEGLLHYINPAHAISLLSALNEERLKGQLCDALLIVGDQKFRAHKNVLAASSEYFQSLFTNKENEAQTVFQLDFCEPDAFDNVLNYIYSSSLFVEKSSLAAVQELGYSLGISFLTNIASKTPQAPFPTCPNRKKTFTEDEENSSQKRSVIVCQSRNEVPGKAGSQNTPELSHPPRPSASIAVKANASKPPGPKPTEPPHHVAPAEKSWQKDGPAVLARPPELAGPLEEPSRGGLAKRAVAPPSKPPLDRAAVDERPGASALLPKGVAVELALRSPRPPVLSLRGSPETPFLLKEAGRGSGPGEDRNLLYYSRLGLVIPAGAPAPGTQGVDRSGPLVKSLLRRSLSMDSQVPVYTPTAELQAPPGVGSGDVAGSVLSAFSSQRPPSKDGGETVVPDTRTPAPQPHRLRSFSASQPAERPGAPQGPEVRVKAEPRSPPEPCDIIRVTVGDAAAATRDLALQTEDDRKDPSRLPAKRRFQTDRRLPAKQPKAESPGSPGSGDPREEGSSPSALRADFPGSDLNKDEFGELEGTRPNKKFKCKHCLKIFRSTAGLHRHVNMYHNPEKPYACDICHKRFHTNFKVWTHCQTQHGVVKNPAPAASSHAVLDEKFQRKLIDIVREREIKKALILKLRRGRPGFQGPGGSPAQVLKRGLRSRAKGAYVCTACGKAYRFLSQLKQHVKMHPGEKALGAARAARPRERAAPGGAAGGPELYLCRLCNAKLSSLLEQGNHERLCRTATVCPYCSLRFFSPELKREHEGKCEFRKLTCLECMRTFKSAFSIWRHQVEVHNQNSMAPAAGTSPPRPDLNGEATGPARPLVPPEPGRADPAATAAKDDPAGGGRGPEPVNFDSEDSTCLPEDLSLSKPLKIQVKEEPPEEAEEEAPEAGAAPKDLWPCEKCGKTFPAPKQLERHQELLCSVKPFICHVCNKAFRTNFRLWSHFQSHMAQASEDPAHREPEAGPGPAGSPSPPPLPPPLPKIQPLEPDSPTGLPETPTPTADKLFAPRESDTLFYHAPPLSAITFKRQFMCKLCHRTFKTAFSLWSHEQTHN; translated from the coding sequence ATAAGGCTGAGCATGGAGGGGCTCCTGCACTACATCAACCCAGCACACGCCATCTCTCTCCTCAGCGCCCTCAACGAGGAGCGGCTCAAAGGGCAGCTGTGTGACGCGCTCCTGATCGTGGGTGACCAGAAGTTCCGAGCTCATAAAAACGTCCTGGCTGCCAGCAGTGAATACTTCCAGAGCTTGTTCACCAACAAGGAGAACGAGGCACAGACTGTATTCCAGCTGGACTTCTGTGAGCCAGATGCTTTTGACAATGTGCTGAACTACATCTATTCTTCCTCTCTGTTTGTGGAGAAGAGCAGCCTGGCTGCCGTGCAGGAGCTCGGCTATAGCCTGGGCATCTCCTTCCTGACCAACATCGCCTCCAAGACGCCCCAGGCCCCCTTTCCCACGTGTCCCAACAGAAAGAAGACTTTCACCGAGGACGAGGAGAACAGTTCTCAAAAGAGAAGCGTCATCGTTTGTCAGAGCAGGAACGAAGTCCCCGGGAAAGCCGGGAGTCAGAACACCCCTGAGCTGAGCCACCCTCCCCGGCCCTCTGCCAGCATCGCGGTCAAGGCAAATGCCAGTAAGCCCCCCGGCCCAAAACCCACAGAGCCCCCACACCACGTGGCGCCAGCTGAAAAAAGCTGGCAGAAAGATGGCCCCGCGGTTCTGGCGAGGCCGCCCGAGCTCGCCGGGCCTTTAGAGGAGCCAAGCCGGGGCGGCTTGGCCAAGCGGGCCGTGGCACCACCTTCGAAGCCCCCGCTGGACCGGGCGGCCGTGGACGAAAGGCCAGGCGCCAGCGCCCTGCTCCCCAAAGGCGTGGCCGTGGAGTTGGCGTTGCGGAGCCCGCGGCCGCCTGTCCTGTCCCTGCGGGGCTCTCCCGAGACGCCCTTCCTGCTGAAGGAGGCGGGCCGGGGCAGCGGGCCGGGTGAGGACCGGAACCTGCTGTATTACTCTAGGCTGGGGCTGGTCATCCCAGCCGGGGCGCCGGCGCCCGGGACCCAGGGTGTGGACCGCAGCGGCCCACTTGTCAAGAGCCTCTTGCGCCGGTCGCTGTCCATGGACAGCCAAGTCCCCGTGTACACGCCCACTGCTGAGCTGCAGGCTCCCCCAGGCGTGGGCTCGGGCGATGTGGCCGGCAGTGTGCTCAGCGCCTTCTCTTCTCAGAGGCCGCCCTCCAAGGACGGGGGCGAGACGGTGGTCCCCGACACCCGGACCCCTGCCCCGCAGCCTCACCGCCTCAGGTCCTTCAGCGCTTCTCAGCCGGCTGAGCGGCCGGGGGCGCCCCAGGGGCCGGAGGTGCGGGTCAAGGCCGAGCCGCGCAGCCCCCCGGAGCCATGCGACATCATTCGCGTCACCGTGGGGGATGCCGCGGCCGCCACGAGAGACCTGGCGCTACAGACAGAAGACGACCGGAAAGACCCCAGCAGACTCCCGGCCAAGAGGCGGTTCCAGACCGACAGGAGGCTGCCGGCCAAGCAGCCCAAGGCTGAGAGCCCAGGCTCCCCGGGCTCGGGAGACCCCCGCGAGGAGGGCTCGAGCCCATCTGCCCTCCGGGCCGACTTCCCAGGCTCTGACTTAAACAAAGACGAATTCGGTGAGTTGGAGGGCACGAGaccaaacaaaaagtttaaatgcAAACATTGCCTTAAAATCTTTAGATCCACGGCGGGCCTGCACCGGCACGTGAACATGTACCACAACCCCGAGAAGCCGTACGCCTGCGACATCTGCCACAAGCGCTTTCACACCAACTTCAAAGTGTGGACGCACTGCCAAACGCAGCACGGGGTGGTGAAAAATCCGGCTCCGGCCGCCAGCTCCCATGCTGTCCTGGACGAGAAGTTCCAGAGGAAGCTCATTGATATTGTGCGAGAGCGGGAGATCAAGAAAGCGCTGATCCTGAAGCTGCGGCGCGGCCGGCCGGGCTTCCAGGGCCCTGGCGGCTCCCCAGCGCAGGTCCTCAAACGGGGCCTGCGCTCCCGGGCCAAGGGCGCGTATGTGTGCACGGCCTGCGGGAAGGCCTACCGCTTCCTCTCCCAGCTCAAGCAGCACGTGAAGATGCACCCGGGGGAGAAGGCCCTTGGGGCTGCCAGGGCCGCGCGGCCCAGGGAGCGCGCGGCCCCCGGGGGCGCAGCGGGCGGCCCGGAGCTCTATCTGTGCCGCCTCTGTAACGCCAAGCTCTCTTCTCTCCTAGAGCAAGGCAACCACGAGCGCCTGTGCCGCACTGCTACGGTGTGCCCCTACTGCAGCCTCAGGTTCTTCTCGCCCGAGCTCAAGCGCGAGCACGAGGGCAAGTGCGAGTTCCGCAAGCTCACGTGCCTGGAGTGCATGCGCACCTTCAAGTCGGCCTTCAGCATCTGGCGGCACCAGGTGGAAGTACACAATCAGAACAGCATGGCCCCGGCCGCCGGCACCTCCCCACCCCGGCCTGACCTCAACGGCGAGGCCACCGGCCCTGCCCGGCCCCTTGTCCCGCCCGAGCCTGGTCGAGCCGACCCCGCGGCCACTGCCGCCAAAGACGACCCCGCGGGGGGCGGCCGCGGCCCTGAGCCTGTGAACTTTGACTCCGAAGACTCCACCTGCCTCCCCGAGGACCTCAGCCTCTCCAAGCCGCTGAAGATCCAGGTCAAAGAGGAGCCGCCGGAGGAGGCCGAGGAGGAGGCGCCCGAAGCCGGCGCGGCCCCCAAGGACTTGTGGCCCTGCGAGAAGTGCGGCAAGACCTTCCCGGCACCTAAGCAGCTGGAGCGGCACCAGGAGCTGCTGTGCTCCGTGAAGCCCTTCATCTGCCACGTCTGCAACAAGGCTTTCCGCACCAACTTCCGGCTCTGGAGCCACTTTCAGTCCCACATGGCCCAGGCCTCTGAGGACCCTGCGCACCGGGAACCTGAGGCTGGCCCGGGCCCCGCCGGCTCCCCGTCGCCGCCCCCGCTGCCCCCACCGCTGCCCAAGATCCAGCCCCTGGAGCCCGACAGCCCCACAGGCCTGCCCGAAACCCCCACTCCCACGGCCGACAAGCTGTTCGCGCCCCGAGAGTCAGACACGCTGTTCTACCACGCGCCCCCCCTCTCCGCCATCACTTTTAAAAGACAGTTCATGTGTAAGCTCTGCCACAGGACATTCAAAACGGCCTTCAGCCTCTGGAGCCACGAGCAGACCCACAACTAA